One region of Microbacterium sp. M28 genomic DNA includes:
- a CDS encoding phosphoglycerate kinase, whose translation MSLRTLESLGSLEGKRVIVRCDLNVPLRDGVITDDGRVRASLPTLNALLNAGARVIVCSHLGRPEGAPDEKYSLAPVAQRLSELLGKPVAFARDTVGESASEAVAALEDGGIAVIENLRFNPGETSKDETERQAFAQQLAGLGDVLVSDGFGVVHRKQASVYELAQILPSAAGLLIATELGVLDRLTENPERPYTVVLGGSKVSDKLGVISHLLPRVDRLLIGGGMLFTFLRAQGYAVGSSLLEEDQLETVRGYIAEAAERGVEIVLPTDVVVAASFAADAAHETVAIDAIENTAAGASGLGLDIGPDTAAVFAEAIRGSKTVFWNGPMGVFEFPAFANGTKAVAQALTDVDGLGVVGGGDSAAAVRQLGFADDQFGHISTGGGASLEFLEGKKLPGLEVLGWA comes from the coding sequence ATGTCTCTGCGCACCCTGGAATCACTGGGGTCGCTCGAGGGCAAGCGCGTCATCGTCCGTTGTGACCTCAACGTCCCCCTTCGGGACGGTGTCATAACGGACGATGGCCGTGTTCGCGCCTCGTTGCCGACCTTGAACGCGCTGCTCAATGCCGGCGCCCGCGTGATCGTCTGCTCGCACCTCGGACGCCCCGAGGGTGCGCCGGACGAGAAGTACAGCCTGGCGCCCGTCGCCCAGCGGCTGTCCGAACTGCTCGGCAAGCCCGTCGCATTCGCCCGGGACACCGTCGGCGAGTCGGCGTCGGAAGCCGTCGCCGCGCTCGAGGACGGCGGGATCGCCGTGATCGAGAACCTGCGGTTCAACCCGGGGGAGACCTCGAAGGACGAGACCGAGCGTCAAGCGTTCGCGCAGCAGCTCGCCGGCCTCGGCGACGTGCTCGTCTCGGACGGCTTCGGTGTCGTGCACCGCAAGCAGGCCAGCGTCTACGAACTGGCGCAGATCCTCCCATCGGCGGCCGGACTGCTGATCGCCACCGAGCTCGGCGTCCTCGACCGGCTCACCGAGAACCCCGAGCGGCCGTACACGGTCGTCCTCGGCGGCTCCAAGGTGAGTGACAAGCTCGGTGTGATCTCGCACCTGCTTCCACGGGTCGATCGTCTGCTCATCGGCGGCGGCATGCTCTTCACCTTCCTGAGGGCGCAGGGCTATGCGGTCGGTTCGAGCCTCCTCGAAGAGGATCAGCTCGAGACCGTTCGCGGCTACATCGCCGAGGCCGCCGAGCGCGGTGTCGAGATCGTCCTGCCCACGGATGTCGTGGTGGCGGCGTCGTTCGCAGCGGATGCTGCGCACGAGACCGTCGCGATCGACGCGATCGAGAACACGGCCGCCGGTGCCTCCGGCTTGGGCCTCGACATCGGTCCCGACACGGCTGCGGTTTTCGCCGAGGCGATCCGCGGCTCGAAGACGGTGTTCTGGAACGGTCCGATGGGCGTGTTCGAGTTCCCCGCGTTCGCGAACGGCACGAAGGCGGTCGCACAGGCGCTCACCGATGTCGACGGCCTCGGTGTCGTCGGCGGTGGCGACTCGGCTGCGGCCGTCCGTCAGCTGGGCTTCGCGGATGACCAGTTCGGCCACATCTCCACCGGCGGTGGGGCCAGCCTCGAGTTCCTCGAGGGCAAGAAACTCCCCGGCCTGGAGGTGCTCGGATGGGCGTGA
- a CDS encoding ATP-dependent Clp protease proteolytic subunit: protein MAAEPLVATSVFDRLLKDRIIWLGSEVRDENANEICAKILLLAAEDSEKDIYLYVNSPGGSITAGMAIYDTMQFVPNDIVTVGIGMAASMGQLLLTAGTKGKRYITPNARVLLHQPHGGFGGTASDIQTQAQLILSMKKRLAEITAAQTGKSVEQINADGDRDRWFTAEEALEYGFVDHIRESATDVVGGGGTDQDTK from the coding sequence ATGGCTGCAGAACCCCTTGTCGCGACGAGCGTCTTCGACAGGCTGCTGAAGGACCGCATCATCTGGCTCGGATCAGAGGTGCGCGACGAGAACGCCAACGAGATCTGCGCGAAGATCCTTCTTCTCGCCGCGGAGGACTCTGAGAAGGACATCTACCTCTACGTCAACTCGCCCGGTGGCTCGATCACCGCTGGCATGGCGATCTACGACACGATGCAGTTCGTGCCGAACGACATCGTCACGGTCGGCATCGGCATGGCGGCATCGATGGGACAGCTCCTGCTGACCGCCGGCACCAAGGGCAAGCGGTACATCACCCCCAACGCCCGTGTGCTGCTGCACCAGCCGCACGGCGGCTTCGGCGGCACCGCGAGCGACATCCAGACCCAGGCGCAGCTCATTCTGTCGATGAAGAAGCGCCTCGCCGAGATCACCGCCGCGCAGACGGGCAAGTCCGTCGAGCAGATCAACGCCGACGGTGACCGCGACCGCTGGTTCACGGCCGAAGAGGCGCTCGAGTACGGTTTCGTGGACCACATCCGCGAGTCCGCGACCGACGTCGTCGGCGGCGGCGGAACCGACCAGGACACCAAGTAA
- the gap gene encoding type I glyceraldehyde-3-phosphate dehydrogenase has product MSVKIGINGFGRIGRNYFRAALAQGADIEIVAVNDLTDNKTLAHLLKYDSVGGVLDADISYDDESITVNGKTIKAFAERDPAGLPWGELGVDIVIESTGFFTKADLAKKHIEAGAKKVLISAPGAGVDGTFVMGVNEDSYDPAAHHIISNASCTTNCLAPLAQVFNEAFGIERGFMMTAHAYTADQNLQDGPHGDLRRARAAAINITPASTGAAKAIGEVLPELNGKLSGSSYRVPVPTGSIVDLTLITTREDLTVDEVNAAYQKAAAEGRLKGFLQYNEDQIVSSDIVHNAHSSIFDSTLTNVSGNLVKVSSWYDNEWGYSNRLVDLTEYVAERL; this is encoded by the coding sequence GTGTCTGTCAAGATCGGCATCAACGGCTTCGGCCGTATCGGACGCAACTACTTCCGCGCGGCCCTCGCGCAGGGCGCAGACATCGAGATCGTCGCTGTCAACGACCTCACCGACAACAAGACTCTGGCGCACCTGCTGAAGTACGACTCCGTCGGAGGCGTCCTGGATGCAGACATCAGCTACGACGACGAGAGCATCACGGTCAACGGCAAGACCATCAAGGCCTTTGCCGAGCGCGACCCCGCCGGTCTCCCGTGGGGCGAGCTGGGCGTCGACATCGTCATCGAATCGACCGGCTTCTTCACCAAGGCCGACCTCGCCAAGAAGCACATCGAGGCGGGCGCCAAGAAGGTCCTCATCTCGGCACCGGGTGCGGGCGTCGACGGCACCTTCGTCATGGGCGTGAACGAGGACAGCTACGACCCGGCTGCGCACCACATCATCTCCAACGCCTCCTGCACCACCAACTGCCTCGCGCCGCTGGCGCAGGTCTTCAACGAGGCGTTCGGCATCGAGCGCGGTTTCATGATGACGGCGCACGCGTACACCGCCGACCAGAACCTGCAGGACGGCCCGCACGGCGACCTGCGTCGCGCACGCGCTGCGGCGATCAACATCACCCCCGCGTCCACCGGTGCCGCCAAGGCGATCGGCGAGGTCCTGCCGGAGCTCAACGGCAAGCTGTCCGGCTCGTCGTACCGCGTTCCGGTTCCCACCGGCTCGATCGTCGACCTGACGCTGATCACGACGCGTGAGGACCTCACCGTCGACGAGGTCAACGCCGCATACCAGAAGGCCGCGGCCGAGGGCCGCCTGAAGGGCTTCCTGCAGTACAACGAGGACCAGATCGTCTCGAGCGACATCGTGCACAACGCGCACTCGTCGATCTTCGACTCGACGCTGACCAACGTCAGCGGCAACCTGGTCAAGGTCTCGAGCTGGTACGACAACGAGTGGGGTTACTCCAACCGTCTCGTCGACCTGACCGAGTACGTCGCAGAGCGTCTCTGA
- a CDS encoding superoxide dismutase, giving the protein MATYTLPDLPYDFAALEPHISGKIMELHHDKHHATYVAGANAALDGLAEARETGNLANVNKLEKDLAFNLGGHVNHSIFWTNLSPNGGGQPEGELKAAIDEFFGSFEKFQAHFTANALGIQGSGWSVLSWDSIGQRLIIQQLFDQQSNTAQGTIPLFQLDMWEHAFYLDYLNVKADYVKAAWNIANWENVAQRFDVARQQTNGLLVLS; this is encoded by the coding sequence ATGGCGACCTACACGCTCCCCGACCTTCCGTACGACTTCGCGGCACTCGAGCCGCACATCAGCGGCAAGATCATGGAACTGCACCATGACAAGCACCACGCGACCTACGTCGCCGGCGCCAACGCCGCGCTGGACGGCCTCGCCGAGGCTCGCGAGACCGGCAACCTGGCCAACGTCAACAAGCTGGAGAAGGACCTCGCGTTCAACCTCGGCGGTCACGTCAACCACTCGATCTTCTGGACCAACCTGTCGCCGAACGGCGGAGGACAGCCCGAGGGCGAGCTCAAGGCGGCCATCGACGAGTTCTTCGGCTCGTTCGAGAAGTTCCAGGCGCACTTCACCGCCAACGCCCTCGGCATCCAGGGCTCCGGCTGGTCGGTGCTCAGCTGGGACTCGATCGGTCAGCGCCTGATCATCCAGCAGCTGTTCGACCAGCAGTCCAACACCGCTCAGGGCACCATCCCGCTGTTCCAGCTCGACATGTGGGAGCACGCGTTCTACCTCGACTACCTCAACGTCAAGGCGGACTACGTCAAGGCGGCCTGGAACATCGCCAACTGGGAGAACGTCGCGCAGCGCTTCGACGTCGCCCGCCAGCAGACGAACGGCCTGCTGGTACTGTCGTAA
- a CDS encoding S26 family signal peptidase translates to MDVHRDDRVTRMDSVAVRAGRFLREALLTVAALGGVVCIALAALAFAGGYTLIMFKTGSMSPTIPAGSVALVQRVPASELELGDIATIDRPGALPVTHRVTGVSVGANVGERIVTMKGDANESEDPAPYTVTEARIVHGSLPHLADVIVWFGNPVVLGGITVGAAALVTWAFWPKQRRQQKDDDAGAQNALEDADLAAVPLTRRERRAAGIFAIAAFIAVAGSPLATPPPAHAAGTLHLSSDLSGTHILHAVDPLNWHLDVDASGAPADGSLTIALSGADATTGFEIIAEARSCASTWTGSGCAHGEKLLRAASPVALDGTWEQLLAVPTPSGVHLRVALTAAETTTGPEPASASLTVRAHAAGETVEAELNGEDALAGTGGTSWAIYAAPAAVLIGLGVAMSVRAHRGRAS, encoded by the coding sequence GTGGACGTTCACCGGGACGACCGGGTGACGCGGATGGATTCCGTCGCCGTACGAGCGGGGAGGTTTCTGAGGGAAGCGCTCCTCACGGTCGCCGCGCTCGGCGGAGTCGTGTGCATCGCGCTCGCCGCGCTGGCTTTCGCGGGCGGCTACACGCTGATCATGTTCAAGACGGGGTCGATGTCGCCGACGATCCCCGCCGGATCGGTGGCCTTGGTGCAACGCGTTCCGGCATCCGAACTGGAACTCGGAGACATCGCGACCATCGACCGACCGGGCGCCCTGCCGGTGACCCATCGCGTCACCGGCGTGTCCGTGGGAGCGAACGTCGGCGAACGGATCGTCACGATGAAGGGCGACGCGAACGAGAGCGAGGATCCTGCACCGTACACGGTGACGGAGGCGAGAATCGTGCACGGTTCACTTCCCCACCTCGCCGACGTCATCGTCTGGTTCGGCAATCCCGTCGTCCTGGGTGGGATCACGGTCGGCGCGGCCGCGCTCGTCACCTGGGCGTTCTGGCCGAAGCAGCGACGCCAGCAGAAGGACGACGACGCCGGCGCCCAGAACGCGCTCGAAGATGCAGACCTCGCGGCTGTGCCGCTGACGCGGCGCGAGCGTCGCGCCGCAGGGATCTTCGCGATCGCGGCATTCATCGCCGTGGCGGGATCGCCGCTCGCGACTCCGCCTCCGGCCCACGCGGCCGGCACGCTGCACCTGTCGTCGGATCTGTCCGGTACGCACATCCTGCACGCGGTCGACCCGCTGAACTGGCACCTCGACGTCGACGCGTCCGGTGCGCCAGCCGACGGCTCCCTGACGATCGCGCTCTCCGGGGCGGATGCGACAACGGGTTTCGAGATCATCGCGGAAGCCCGCTCCTGCGCATCCACGTGGACAGGGTCCGGGTGCGCGCACGGGGAGAAGCTGCTGCGAGCAGCATCACCCGTCGCCTTGGACGGCACCTGGGAGCAGCTCCTTGCGGTTCCGACGCCGAGCGGCGTTCACCTGCGCGTCGCGCTCACCGCTGCCGAGACCACGACGGGGCCCGAACCGGCGTCAGCGTCGCTCACGGTCAGGGCCCATGCGGCGGGTGAGACGGTGGAGGCAGAGCTGAACGGGGAAGATGCGCTGGCGGGTACCGGTGGAACTTCCTGGGCGATCTACGCAGCGCCCGCCGCCGTGCTCATCGGGCTCGGCGTCGCCATGAGTGTCCGCGCCCACCGCGGGAGGGCTTCATGA
- a CDS encoding ATP-dependent Clp protease proteolytic subunit — MYTPTFQSAGNLPSSRYVLPQFEERTAYGFKRQDPYNKLFEDRVIFLGVQVDDASADDVMAQLLVLESQDAERDITMYINSPGGSFTAMTAIYDTMQYVAPQIQTVVLGQAASAASVLLAAGAPGKRLALPNARVLMHQPAMGEAGHGQASDIEIQAAEILRMRTWLEETMARHTGQPVEKVNRDIDRDNILSASEALAYGIVDQVLTTRKRV, encoded by the coding sequence ATGTACACCCCCACCTTCCAGTCCGCAGGCAACCTGCCCTCCAGCCGCTACGTCCTCCCGCAATTCGAGGAGCGCACCGCCTATGGCTTCAAGCGTCAGGACCCGTACAACAAGCTGTTCGAAGACCGTGTGATCTTCCTCGGCGTGCAGGTCGACGACGCCTCGGCCGACGACGTCATGGCTCAGCTCCTGGTGCTCGAGAGCCAGGACGCCGAGCGCGACATCACGATGTACATCAACTCGCCCGGTGGCTCGTTCACCGCCATGACGGCGATCTACGACACGATGCAGTACGTCGCGCCGCAGATCCAGACCGTGGTGCTCGGCCAGGCGGCATCGGCGGCATCCGTGCTGCTCGCCGCCGGTGCGCCGGGCAAGCGTCTCGCGCTGCCCAACGCCCGCGTGCTCATGCACCAGCCGGCGATGGGCGAGGCCGGGCACGGTCAGGCATCCGACATCGAGATCCAGGCGGCGGAGATCCTCCGCATGCGCACCTGGCTCGAGGAGACCATGGCCAGGCACACCGGCCAGCCGGTCGAGAAGGTGAACCGCGACATCGATCGCGACAACATCCTTTCGGCGAGCGAGGCTCTCGCGTACGGCATCGTCGACCAGGTGCTCACGACGCGCAAGCGCGTCTGA
- a CDS encoding RNA polymerase-binding protein RbpA, which translates to MATGGNAIRGTRVGSGPMGEQDHGYHADRIAVSYWDGLGNETVRYFAAGLPEEEIPDTIDHPHSGLPAGRDRQNPPALSKTEPYKTHLAYVKERRTDDEAEQLLEDALTQLRERRGQ; encoded by the coding sequence ATGGCTACCGGCGGCAATGCGATCCGCGGAACCCGAGTCGGTTCCGGCCCGATGGGCGAACAGGACCACGGTTACCACGCCGACCGCATCGCGGTGTCCTACTGGGACGGTCTCGGCAACGAGACGGTGCGGTACTTCGCCGCGGGTCTTCCCGAAGAGGAGATCCCCGACACGATCGACCACCCGCACTCCGGTCTGCCGGCGGGGCGCGACAGGCAGAACCCGCCTGCGCTCTCCAAGACGGAGCCGTACAAGACGCACCTCGCCTATGTGAAGGAGCGTCGTACCGACGACGAGGCCGAGCAGCTTCTCGAGGATGCTCTCACGCAGCTGCGGGAGCGCCGCGGGCAGTAA
- a CDS encoding SipW-dependent-type signal peptide-containing protein — MNTTVVRSAHSRRTKIYAVLAGGLVLGVGTAVTLAAWNDSEFASVDFAAGSFVFQGSTDGTTFADHASEAGAAELTFTAPFDNLSPDDVVYAPFALRLEASTPADLTSIAPVVTGTLSGDLAFAAVETTAFGCDATSFAAGTAVPTTITGGETVNLCLQVTAGPDIEQGGTGTAVWQWNAVSQ, encoded by the coding sequence ATGAACACCACCGTTGTCCGGTCAGCCCATTCACGGCGAACGAAGATCTACGCGGTCCTGGCGGGAGGACTCGTCCTCGGTGTCGGCACCGCCGTGACGCTCGCCGCCTGGAACGATTCGGAGTTCGCCAGCGTCGATTTCGCAGCGGGCTCCTTCGTCTTCCAAGGTTCGACCGACGGCACCACGTTCGCGGACCACGCGTCCGAGGCGGGCGCCGCCGAGCTCACGTTCACCGCGCCTTTCGACAACCTCAGCCCGGACGACGTCGTCTACGCACCGTTCGCGTTGCGACTCGAAGCATCGACCCCTGCGGATCTCACGTCGATCGCTCCCGTGGTGACGGGCACGCTCAGCGGGGACCTGGCGTTCGCAGCCGTCGAGACCACGGCCTTCGGCTGCGATGCGACCTCCTTCGCCGCGGGCACGGCCGTGCCTACGACGATCACCGGTGGCGAGACCGTCAACCTCTGCCTCCAGGTGACCGCCGGTCCCGACATCGAGCAGGGTGGGACGGGCACCGCCGTATGGCAGTGGAACGCCGTCTCGCAGTAA
- a CDS encoding tetratricopeptide repeat protein, translated as MDTWEERIDAVWAAASGEIVDGDVVARIDALAAERGPDDGRAEFERAGARDSAGREAEAVALYRRALALGLDEEHRPQAVIQLASSLRNIGAFDEALALIEAETQEHPDSSYREAVAVVHALVLASAGAPARGLSVALLALIPHLPRYHRSMTAYAQEIADRDT; from the coding sequence GTGGACACCTGGGAGGAACGCATCGACGCGGTCTGGGCTGCGGCGAGCGGTGAGATCGTCGACGGCGACGTCGTGGCTCGCATCGATGCCCTCGCCGCCGAACGCGGGCCGGACGACGGCAGGGCCGAGTTCGAGCGTGCAGGTGCCAGGGACTCGGCAGGACGCGAGGCGGAGGCCGTCGCGCTGTACCGACGTGCGCTCGCGCTCGGCCTCGACGAGGAGCATCGGCCGCAGGCCGTGATCCAGCTGGCCAGTTCGCTGCGCAACATCGGCGCGTTCGACGAGGCGCTGGCCCTGATCGAAGCAGAGACGCAGGAGCATCCCGACTCGTCGTACCGCGAGGCCGTCGCGGTCGTGCACGCCCTCGTGCTCGCCAGTGCCGGTGCACCGGCACGCGGCTTGTCGGTCGCCCTGCTGGCGTTGATCCCGCATCTGCCGAGATATCACCGTTCGATGACCGCGTACGCGCAGGAGATCGCCGACCGCGACACCTGA
- the tpiA gene encoding triose-phosphate isomerase, with protein sequence MGVNIRTPLIAGNWKMNLDHLQAVATVQKLHWTLKDAGHEGDSVEVAVFPPFTDIRSVQTLIDADKIPFALGAQDVSAHDAGAYTGEVSGAFLAKLDAKYVIIGHSERREYHAESDDVVAAKVTAAVKHGLVPVICVGETAEDLEKFGASAVPAGQLKAALDGVPASADIVVAYEPVWAIGSGQAATPQQAQDVCAALRGVLAEVLDADAAARTRILYGGSVKSSNIASFMREPDVDGALVGGASLVVDEFAAIIRFQKHVGV encoded by the coding sequence ATGGGCGTGAACATTCGTACCCCGCTGATCGCGGGCAACTGGAAGATGAACCTCGACCACCTGCAGGCGGTCGCGACGGTGCAGAAGCTGCACTGGACGCTGAAGGATGCCGGACACGAAGGCGACTCGGTCGAGGTGGCCGTGTTCCCGCCGTTCACCGACATCCGCAGCGTGCAGACGTTGATCGACGCCGACAAGATCCCGTTCGCCCTCGGCGCGCAGGACGTCTCGGCGCACGACGCCGGCGCGTACACCGGCGAGGTGTCCGGTGCGTTCCTCGCGAAGCTGGACGCCAAGTACGTCATCATCGGTCACTCCGAGCGGCGCGAGTACCACGCCGAGTCGGATGACGTCGTGGCGGCGAAGGTCACGGCGGCGGTCAAGCACGGGCTGGTCCCGGTGATCTGCGTGGGCGAGACCGCGGAGGACCTGGAGAAGTTCGGCGCGAGCGCCGTCCCGGCAGGCCAGCTCAAGGCGGCGCTCGATGGTGTTCCGGCATCCGCCGACATCGTCGTGGCGTACGAGCCGGTCTGGGCCATCGGTTCCGGTCAGGCCGCGACGCCGCAGCAGGCGCAGGACGTCTGCGCCGCGCTGCGCGGCGTGCTCGCCGAGGTGCTCGACGCGGATGCCGCGGCGCGCACGCGCATCCTCTACGGCGGATCGGTCAAGTCCTCCAACATCGCGAGCTTCATGCGTGAGCCCGATGTCGACGGCGCTCTCGTCGGAGGCGCGAGCCTCGTCGTCGACGAGTTCGCGGCGATCATCCGGTTCCAGAAGCACGTCGGCGTATGA
- a CDS encoding SipW-dependent-type signal peptide-containing protein: protein MLAGALVLGVGGSATLAAWTDQELASTAVTAGTFSLASRTATSDPFLSHGGGSEGTASMSFNATGLYPGQIRSAWIQIQNTGSVPGSVNLTAVNVAASGTASTTLSEAIQVRYVPVAAPGDMSTCTTNTAGGTLVTGLASLPSLTPITVAAGATVGYCMVLTLPSTAPSGAQGGSAIPTWTFTGTTG, encoded by the coding sequence ATGCTTGCTGGGGCGCTCGTGCTGGGCGTGGGAGGCTCAGCGACCCTCGCAGCCTGGACCGACCAGGAGCTCGCGTCGACGGCGGTGACGGCAGGGACGTTCTCGCTCGCCTCCCGCACGGCGACGTCCGACCCGTTCCTCTCGCATGGAGGCGGTTCCGAGGGAACCGCATCCATGAGCTTCAACGCGACCGGACTGTATCCGGGTCAGATCCGATCCGCCTGGATACAGATCCAGAACACGGGCTCAGTGCCGGGCTCCGTCAACCTGACCGCGGTGAATGTGGCCGCTTCAGGTACAGCGAGCACGACGCTCAGCGAAGCGATCCAGGTCCGTTACGTTCCCGTCGCGGCGCCCGGCGACATGAGCACGTGCACGACGAACACCGCGGGCGGAACCTTGGTGACCGGCCTCGCGAGCCTCCCGAGTCTGACGCCGATCACCGTCGCGGCGGGAGCGACGGTCGGATACTGCATGGTGCTGACACTTCCGAGCACGGCGCCGAGCGGCGCCCAGGGCGGATCCGCCATCCCGACGTGGACGTTCACCGGGACGACCGGGTGA
- the secG gene encoding preprotein translocase subunit SecG has product MQVLEFVLQVVLGITSVLLTLLILLHKGRGGGLSDMFGGGMSSAVGSSGLAERNLNRFTVVLALAWFVSIVALGLITKFEVI; this is encoded by the coding sequence GTGCAAGTTCTTGAGTTCGTCCTGCAGGTCGTGCTGGGCATCACCAGCGTCCTGCTGACTCTCCTCATCCTTCTTCACAAGGGTCGTGGCGGCGGCCTGTCCGACATGTTCGGCGGCGGGATGTCGTCGGCTGTCGGCTCGTCCGGGCTCGCTGAACGAAACCTGAACCGCTTCACGGTGGTTCTCGCTCTGGCCTGGTTCGTCTCCATCGTCGCACTGGGCCTCATCACGAAGTTCGAGGTGATCTGA
- the tig gene encoding trigger factor, with amino-acid sequence MANSTVEKLTPTRVKLSITVTPEDLKPSIAHAYEHIAQDVQIPGFRKGKVPAPIIDQRVGRGAVIEHAVNEGLDGFFRAAATEHKIRIVGRPSAEIIEWPSDKDFSGDLLVDIEVDVRPEIEIPSFDGITLTVDAVETDEAAVDEELDRLRARFGTLIPVDRPAAKGDFVELDLVATIDGAEIDRAEGVSYEVGSGELLEGIDDAIESLTAGEDTTFRSKLVGGDHAGSEAEVSVTVKAVKERELPEADDDFAQIASEFDTIAELRESVAERVNQQGVFTQGSAARDKLVEALLEKIEIPVPPQLIEDEVHNHLESENRLEDDEHRAEVTEASEKQFRTQVLLDTIAEQADVQVSQDELTQYLIQSAAQYGMAPQEFVEALQSSNQIPALVGEVARNKALAIALGKVSVVDTNGKAVDLSDFIAVDDEDEAEAEAPAEEKSAKKAPAKKPAAKKAPAKKADKAESDEAEAEKPAAKKPAAKKAPAKKPAAKKDEAEKAE; translated from the coding sequence ATGGCGAACAGCACCGTCGAGAAGCTGACCCCGACCCGGGTCAAGCTCAGCATCACGGTCACCCCCGAGGACCTCAAGCCCAGCATCGCGCACGCGTACGAGCACATCGCTCAGGACGTGCAGATCCCCGGCTTCCGCAAGGGCAAGGTCCCCGCGCCGATCATCGACCAGCGCGTCGGCCGCGGCGCCGTCATCGAGCACGCCGTGAACGAGGGCCTGGACGGCTTCTTCCGCGCCGCAGCCACCGAGCACAAGATCCGCATCGTCGGACGCCCGTCCGCCGAGATCATCGAGTGGCCGAGCGACAAGGACTTCTCGGGCGACCTGCTCGTCGACATCGAGGTCGACGTCCGCCCAGAGATCGAGATCCCGTCCTTCGACGGCATCACCCTGACCGTCGACGCCGTCGAGACCGATGAGGCCGCCGTCGACGAGGAGCTCGACCGTCTGCGTGCCCGCTTCGGCACGCTGATCCCGGTCGACCGTCCGGCAGCCAAGGGCGACTTCGTCGAGCTGGACCTCGTCGCCACGATCGACGGCGCCGAGATCGACCGCGCAGAGGGCGTGTCGTACGAGGTCGGCTCCGGTGAGCTGCTCGAGGGCATCGACGACGCGATCGAGTCGCTCACGGCCGGCGAGGACACCACGTTCCGTTCCAAGCTCGTCGGCGGCGACCACGCCGGCAGCGAAGCCGAGGTCTCCGTGACGGTGAAGGCCGTCAAGGAGCGCGAGCTCCCCGAGGCCGACGACGACTTCGCGCAGATCGCGAGCGAGTTCGACACCATCGCCGAGCTCCGCGAGAGCGTCGCCGAGCGCGTCAACCAGCAGGGCGTCTTCACGCAGGGCTCGGCCGCGCGCGACAAGCTCGTCGAGGCGCTGCTCGAGAAGATCGAGATCCCCGTCCCGCCGCAGCTCATCGAGGACGAGGTGCACAACCACCTCGAGTCCGAGAACCGTCTCGAGGACGACGAGCACCGCGCCGAGGTCACCGAGGCGAGCGAGAAGCAGTTCCGCACGCAGGTCCTGCTCGACACCATCGCCGAGCAGGCGGACGTGCAGGTCTCGCAGGACGAGCTCACCCAGTACCTGATCCAGTCGGCAGCGCAGTACGGCATGGCTCCGCAGGAGTTCGTCGAGGCTCTGCAGTCGTCGAACCAGATCCCCGCGCTCGTCGGCGAGGTCGCCCGCAACAAGGCGCTCGCCATCGCACTCGGCAAGGTCTCGGTCGTCGACACCAACGGCAAGGCGGTCGATCTGAGCGACTTCATCGCCGTCGACGACGAGGACGAGGCAGAGGCCGAGGCTCCCGCCGAGGAGAAGTCGGCCAAGAAGGCTCCCGCCAAGAAGCCGGCCGCCAAGAAGGCTCCGGCCAAGAAGGCGGACAAGGCCGAGTCGGACGAGGCCGAGGCTGAGAAGCCGGCCGCCAAGAAGCCGGCCGCCAAGAAGGCTCCGGCAAAGAAGCCCGCCGCCAAGAAGGACGAGGCCGAGAAGGCCGAGTGA